The Lytechinus variegatus isolate NC3 chromosome 1, Lvar_3.0, whole genome shotgun sequence nucleotide sequence ACTATTGTGATACTTTAAGTCTTCATTGATGATTTGAGGGAAAACGATAAGAACTAGGGGGAAATGGTAAAAGTTTGAAATAGATCGGAAAAATGGtggaatattttacaaaattattatCTATACAAAATTGGAGTTGCAAATTCGTTAAGTGGTTGTTCATTGTGACCAATTCTCCCCAAATTCGCAGCATTctcttataggcctatataagcaaatgaaaaaaaaaatctcaaggcaaattttgttgatttttggtGGGTGGACGCTcgtgaaaataaaagaaaataattaatctTTACTTTAACACATTGATCATTAgacatcaatattttcaaaaatgcaGAAAAGTTTTGGTGAAGCAAGTGTACACTGGGTTGAAAATTTGGTCAACCACTGCGATCGACAATGCAAGCATGAATCACCTCGACAtgttttcttgataaaaatacatgtattcgaTAAACTTTATAGTCTTTACAGAGTCTTATCGGCCAGTCAATCCGAAGATGACCCTTTGGGTTTCTTGCGGAACACTTTGATGGTATCCTCATCAGAAACAACAACATGTCCTTCCGGTGAGAGGCACACGTCGAATGGCTCCCTGAAAGCTGTAGCCACACACGCTACATACTGACCCCGATCGGTGTACATGTGAACACCTTTCTCACCTCCACGTTCTTTGTGGACAACAAATATGTTGTTCTCGGCATCACAGCAAACCCCGCTTGGCTTCAACTTTCCAGTTTCACCGTATGAATCGATAGCCAAAAGGAGTTTACCTTCCTTTGTCATGATTCTGATCTTTTGCTTTCTGGGGCAGCTGACAACGATGCGATCTCGTTGATCGGTTGCAATGTGACTGGGACCAACAACAGGGAGTGTCTTCAAAAGGGTGCCGTCGGCGTAATGGAACGTAATAACGTTACGCTTACAGTCACCGACAAGGATTCTGTTCCGACGGTCTACGGTGACGCATGCTAGTTCGACGTCCAACATTTTGACTTCTTCGTCTTTGCTTGATGTCTCAAAACGAAGATAGAAGCGTCCCTGAGGGTCATATATGCGGACAAACTTTGATTTATCGACAGCAACGAATCGACCATCAGGAAGACATGCCACATCTTGAGGCATCGAAATCTTCCCATCATGTTTCTTGTCAGAGTTTAACAAGCAAACAAATTTCCCATCTTTGTCTAGCACCTGGACGCGGTCATTTCCCCAGTCGGCGACAACAGTGTGCCCATCTAAAGATACCGAGACGCCTCTACACCAATCGAACTGTCCCTCTTTAGAACCGGGAGCCCCAATTGTAGATGCAAGCTCCCATACTGGTGTCGTGTCCTCACTGATTTCCTGCTCTGATTCAGTCGATTCACTCTTAAGTCCGTCCATTTCATCACTTTCATCGGCTGCATCTTCTCCTGTGATTTCGGCTATATCGATGATGCTCAGGTCCTCTGAAGGAAGCCTTGGTTGAAGCTTCTGTAAGTTAGCAAGCCTTGTCCGCACTGCATGATCTAATGACAATAAATGATACTCGTCTCCAAAGTCAAGAACACTCTCCCCAAGCTCAAAAGCTGTTGCCAACTTTTCTAATCCCATTTCAATTTTATCGATGTGTTCTTCGATTTTATCATCGTTCTTTTTGACAACTGAATCTACATTTCCAAGGTACCGTTCCTCACGAACCTCCAAGTCATCTTTCTCGTTCTTGATGGCCTCTCTGATCTCAGTACGAAGCTGTTCTGCGCTGCCCTTCAACTCATTTCGTGTCTTCTCAAGAATTTCCCACGCTCCACGGAACTTAGCTGCAGTCTGCTGCGTCTTGCGGATTGAAGCCTCCAGTTCTTGCTTCCTCGAAGCAGCAGCTTCCTCGATAGCAACACAGCGGTGCTTCTCCCCTTTGTGGTACAGAACTACGCAATCATTGCATGCCAACTGTGAACATTTCTCGCAGAATAAAGATATGGGCTCTTTGTGTTCTAGGCATAGTTTGTTGACTGTGTTTGTATCATCAAGATGAGGATCTTTCTCCTTCATCTTCTGCCATTCCTCCATAGTCACTACCGTGTGATCACGTAAGATCTTGACATTATTATGCGCCCTCTTGCAAGCCTTACACATAAACTCCCGACAGTCTTGACAGCGGCACGTCGCGACATTACCTTTCTCACAGGAAGTACATGTCTTTTCTGCAATACTTGTATCCGATTCGGATTCCGTGCTCGACTCAACCTGGTCTCCCGTCAACATCGACTTCATTTTGGCAACCATCGTATTAATAGCCAAGTTGACCGCTGATGTTTTTACAACCGTCCCGTCCTTACACAATTCACAAGAGAAATTCCCACCATTTTGCTTTTGCTTCTTCTCGATGCAGCTCCTGCAGTAGGTATGTAAACAAGACAGCATCCGTGGGTCTTCGTATTCACGTTCACATATCGGACAGGTGGTAAACTCTTCCATGAACTGTACACTGTGGATGTCCGTCTCGGGACTAGGGTCGCCATCTTGTTGGTCAGTCGCCATTTTGGATTATGTAGCCTGcaaacaaagaaatagaaataaaacattgtttAGTCTAGagatattaatttcattatcattatcaatagcCAATGTCAAATCTGATTGATAATCATATAATCAATTTCGAGTTTCCATTGTCTCTTTGAAGCCATTCATTCTTTAGCCGTTTCTCCAAACCCTACACTAGAAACGGGACTTGAGAATAGCGTCAAGAAACTTGCATATATACGCCCCACCATATTGTTATTACCACAAACTACGTTCATGTATATCCTATGTTCAATTGTTCTGTTTCAAATGAATTGACGTAAAACAAGAAATCGGAAGAAAAGAAACAGATAGTTTGACCTGATAATGATTATCGATCCCCCATCCTTGCTGACATATTCTACTTCGCATGCTCATCTGTCTCAGGCTCTCAGTATATTTGGAAATTGATTTTGGGGGCGAAGGTGACTTACTCCTCCCTTAACATTTCAATACAACAATTAGTTTCCGGTGTActgacaaaaaataaagaaattcgCCCGTCCATCAATTACTGATTGAATGACCCAATGAATGGTCTTTTATACAAATGATAGATTCATGTATTAAAACGGTGGGGCTGCATGTGAATTTAATACATGTGCAAAGACGGACACGTAAGTGCAGGGATTCTGAATATCGATATGACTGATATACATGGACAAATAACATTTTGACAGAATGGTCTAAATGTGAAAAAGAATGCAATGTAAAGAATGATAAAGTGTAAAAGCTGATAATGCATTGAATTTCacactctttcttttttttttattgaatcaaattaggggcggaaatctctcccaaaaggtaggggacaaggggctggaaaattttactaacaaaaaaaagggttatcatccCAGAAGTAAGGTAATCTCGTCCTGAAATACATGTTTGTCCCCCtatactattttgagtaggggggacacgtccccttgccccccccctgggatttccgccaatgaataaaatacattgcTGATTTTATAAAAACACAATAGTGGTTATCGGGTCATATTTCAGTGTTGCCAGCCAGAATTCATATTGATAGAATTTCAGACACCATTTGAAAGAAAAGTAGCCGTCGCATGTCATAATCGCATGCACTATAAAACTTTGAGTATGATCGGTCATAAATAAGCATATACAAACAATGGGAGCATCTACAAGAAGAATCTGAACATTCGTTTGGGAATTGTATACAATACATGAATGTTTTTATGTCCATATTGTTTAATGGGCTTCCACAATAACAGAATTAATCGCCAGGCATATACCACTTGTGTTTTGAAAGCCCCCTAGGTATTATAGTTCCCCCATGGAGCTAAATAAATATTGACAAAAGGAACAGAATTACCCTTACTATTGATATCACGCGGAACGAAAACCGAGCTTCGTTTGAGTTTGTATTCATTTTGGCATTCGCCTGATCCGGCTCGTTTACGTTGCTATGAGAAGGTAGCAACTAGCTTcatgtttctatggtaactggTAAATTGGATAAAGCACGGTTGCCCTCGTGGAAAACCACGGGGTAGGCCTATTCCAGGGACGGCATCATTGTCTAGGAATTGAGTTACCCTTGAAATTGTAATTGCATACCGTTGGCGGCAATCCATCTGACCCTATCACATTTCTGCACCCCTGCATCGCTAATGTCTAAACATCTACAACATTGGAGACCTCTCTACAAAAGCTTCACCAGTACTCACCCCACCCCTTCAAATTAAACACGTAAATGCAAAGTAAGAGTTattaaatcaaaacaaaaaggTCGAATCGTCGAAGGTTTGGTTCAAATTTAAGGCTCTTATGGAAAAGGACAAACCTCAAGAGATTCAGTAAAAGTTCCGTAGAAGCTTATGCAGCATGCAAGGTTTCCTATGAATTACGTGTGATTAGGGTTAGTTGCAAAAGAGCCCCCACAACTGTACGCCGTGATGTAAAACGTTTGAAAAGACTTTATGAACTCCCCATACATGTGCAACTTTGCTCTATTGGCGTACCCTTTCGTCCAGAATAAGTTGCTCCACCATAATGAAAAGGATATCGCCGAAATGCTAAGTCCATATAGTCGCAAACAGTTGcgtatagggggggggggtgcatggtGACTGGACcgcccaaataaaaaaaatgataatcaaaagAGATACGAGGAAaggaaaattattatataataaatatgataCTACTTTCTGGATATTATGTCCaaattagattttaattttgaaaagatcACTATTTTGATTCGcctatgacatttaaaaaaacaaaactgcAGGATTCAACATTTGTAATTTTGATGATAAATTGTGTTAAATCAAAACAACAGAAATCAGACCAGGATAAGAAAGTCTTGACttaaaaaaacgaaatcacTGTATAAGGTCTAATTCTGACATTGACATTTTAGTGGGGGCattggacctaggtccatgaatagtatataacaaataattatgGTAAAGACGACATCCCATAATTATATGTCATTATTATAGAATTATCAGGATATTTCAATTGTCTCTCAGGTATCCTCTCCCTTGGGGAAGTACTATGAATGGCAGCATATTCTAACATGTCCTAAAAGAgtattattttgagaaaaacatATTACaaaagatgttttatttattatgtgTATTCAAAGTCCTATTCTGTGGCTAATTTGAAATCCCCATACATAATTATGCAGGCCTGTGGTGATTAcaactttaaaggggaatgaaacctttggaaaaaacaccctcaaaatgtctctttttgcttgttcttatgatgatacaaactctttatccatgatgtattcttaaaaaatatgtattacatgccctcatgtagaaagaacataATATGTTCTTTCTACATATTATGATCTAAGGATAGatatgataaaagaggcaattcaagtgaaatacaTACTAAAGTAAttggagagttgttcacaagtgacatcacacagctttgtcgcattgccaatttgctatctccatagcattagtgatcgcaaagttcaaatgctcataactttctcactatttgtccgatttttctcaaacttttgttgatcggtttctttgatttttctgttttcacacaagctatcttgttccaatggtttcattctcctttaaagacTTTAGTATACTATAGTATACCCATAAAACTGCTTTATTTGGAAAGAATCTTTCCATGTGGGTTTAATTTCCCTTTAAGGTTCATGCCAAAGAGACTAGCTGACTTTTAAGAAATTGACTGATAAAAATAAGAGCATGTTTATCTAATAATGTATAATAAGTATGGGACATAATTAGCAGCAAAATCCTTTGCACATGTTCTTAATATTTGCCATTGCATTTACTACTATACATAATCCCTGAGTACCCTTTGTGCATTAATCCGATCCAACCAAGGATATTAAATTAATGAACATTGTTCGATCAATAACTTGCCGTCCCATGCATAAGGAGACAattcttttgtcattttccaGTTCTCCATGATTGTATAGACAATCTCATAATGACATTAGCCTATTTATTTCGAACAATAACAAATCCATCGTGTCCCAGAGGACCCAGACTGAGTAATGCATGGTATTCGAATAAAGCATGATTGCCAACCTTCTTCCACTCCTGCAAGTCTActttaaaatcatttataaattttCACTGTCAAAATTTTGCAGTTTATTCCCTCGATCTGTAGACATtaaaataatcaaacatttgAAAGGCCGGCAATATTATTTTGCATACAGTGGTTCACATGTTATATTTCGGCGTATAATGACCGCCTTGTAGACTTCAATTGTTTTTCTCTGAATGAAATTTTATAGCCATGTATtaaatacaatgaaatgatATTGGTACTTACGCTTAGTTAGAGTCGGtcaaaacataattatgattctCCAAACTATATTCGAGTCACAATGTACTGCAAATCGTCAAGTCGAGTCACAATGTACTGCAAATCGTCAAGGGAAGTCAATGAGGCATCTTATTTTAGTACTTATATTCCTCCAAgaaacatctcttctaaaaaaGTCGGTATATTCACTTGTCGCAGCAACTGGAACATGAGTGACTGTTGATCACAGTGCTCTGTATTTCTAGCTGGTAGTATACACGCGCTGAATATTATATTCTGTTCCCGTTTTCGCTCTTCCAATTATTACATCTTGAGTCACACCCACTTGAAATCCCCCTTTGTTGGGTGGCTATCCGGAATAGAAATCTCCTTTCAAGAGAAGGTACACCTATATATCATCCTGCTTTTCTTTTATCCTACGAAATTGCCTGCGTCACCTTCGCGTCCTAGTGGTATTATAAGTGCTATTATGACCAATTCAATACGAAGTCGTTTGAAATCTATTTTCCCCGTTGCGGCCGTACAGTGCAGTTCGTTGGGGCGTGTGCATGCCAACAGTACACTGCTAGTTGTGTAGTCGTAGTCCAGGCAAATTCAACCTTGACAGTGCATATTCAAATGAACGTAATcaatcaatatttgttttcacaCCAAGTTTTCGTTCACTGATTAGATGAGAGGGACTTTGCACCGATGGCACATTACTAATCAGAAATACATTGCCTACCTTTATCATTGTTCGCCTCTATTAAAAAGTTATGGCAACTCTGATGACTTGAGATACGCCTAAACATAAACACGGATTTGGGCTTCCAATGTGAGGCAAGAGATGCATCGAATCTTGTTGCAAAATTAATGAGCCTGGTGCCTATGTAGTGAAGGGGGCGGGGgtgaaaactgaaaaataatttcTCATTAATCAAAAAAATGATGGCCGGGCCTGAATTAACTTCCCATTCAGTGTTGTATGATTCCTAtatcaaatgctcataatttattttttcatcatcatgtaATTCTTACTTGCGTAGTATACACGCGCTTAGGCCTACACGTAAGCCTGTCGGCCTACACTGTCTTAGAAGCCTATCATTTTAGGGAATTATATCGATCGCTGTTATACACAATGGTCCTTTAAAGGAGACAACTTGAGCTAGATACACGTAAGCCTGTCGG carries:
- the LOC121426326 gene encoding E3 ubiquitin-protein ligase TRIM71-like is translated as MATDQQDGDPSPETDIHSVQFMEEFTTCPICEREYEDPRMLSCLHTYCRSCIEKKQKQNGGNFSCELCKDGTVVKTSAVNLAINTMVAKMKSMLTGDQVESSTESESDTSIAEKTCTSCEKGNVATCRCQDCREFMCKACKRAHNNVKILRDHTVVTMEEWQKMKEKDPHLDDTNTVNKLCLEHKEPISLFCEKCSQLACNDCVVLYHKGEKHRCVAIEEAAASRKQELEASIRKTQQTAAKFRGAWEILEKTRNELKGSAEQLRTEIREAIKNEKDDLEVREERYLGNVDSVVKKNDDKIEEHIDKIEMGLEKLATAFELGESVLDFGDEYHLLSLDHAVRTRLANLQKLQPRLPSEDLSIIDIAEITGEDAADESDEMDGLKSESTESEQEISEDTTPVWELASTIGAPGSKEGQFDWCRGVSVSLDGHTVVADWGNDRVQVLDKDGKFVCLLNSDKKHDGKISMPQDVACLPDGRFVAVDKSKFVRIYDPQGRFYLRFETSSKDEEVKMLDVELACVTVDRRNRILVGDCKRNVITFHYADGTLLKTLPVVGPSHIATDQRDRIVVSCPRKQKIRIMTKEGKLLLAIDSYGETGKLKPSGVCCDAENNIFVVHKERGGEKGVHMYTDRGQYVACVATAFREPFDVCLSPEGHVVVSDEDTIKVFRKKPKGSSSD